The Euwallacea similis isolate ESF13 chromosome 21, ESF131.1, whole genome shotgun sequence genome contains the following window.
ttatatgtGAAAATGTTAGAAATTCGTTTTAGGGGCACTTAACCtaattaacttttatatttataggATCGAGATACAGGTGCACTGAGGGGGGAAATTCGGTTGCGGAGCTTATAATTAAGATTTAcgatattattttaaaacggGATTAGATTAAAGATGTTTTCCGATAAATTGTTTGGATGCTTCTTGCCTCAACGCCTCAACAGCGGCTCTTCCCTGTATTCACCCGGATTCTCTTCCCAGTGAGTGCTACTCACTCTAGTTTTCTATCCCAGCCTGAGGCAACGTTATTACGAAATATCTGAAGTGCAACTTTTTGTCATTCTGTATCAGCTCTTGTCCCGACTTTTTAAGTTCATAATAAGCTTCACATGCCCACCTACCTATATACTTCCCAAGAATGTAACTTTATAATTCATGACTACAGTACGTGTCATTAGCACTGGGGTCGTTAATCAACTTTATCTCTAAGCTAACTCTACTTCAATTTGCGTGTTAAATAAAATCACCATAAGGAAACAGCCCCCACTTCTCGGCTCAAAGGGTAATGCGACTCAACACAAAAGCGGcgtttttaatgatatttctGTTAaacgtatttaaaatttcaattagcACTTCATAAATTTGGGTTAATTAGGCTTTGTCTTTTGAggtagaaaataataataggtaTGTCGCATGCACAGTATCGCGGCTTAAAACAATGCCACAAAAAGATTTTTATCATAGGACATTTACTTTATGATTGATTGAGCAGCGAAAAAGTTAATATGTATTTCGATTTATTGTAGGTGAGCGTCGAGGAATGGGCCTCTATGTGGGAAGATTACTCGAAGAGCCCCGAAAACGCCTTGGAATGGCAAAACCAGTACCAGCGTTTCATGTTCGATTTGGAGGATGCCAGTGGGGACGGCAGCATCGACATCGATGAATTCACCAGCGTCTGTTCTTCCTATGGTTTGAAAGCTCAAGAGTGCAGGGACGCATTCCAGAAAATGTCAGGGGTGGGTAAACCGATGTTTTTAGACCCAGGCTTAGACTCAACACTGCTCCagatataattttaatccaaaacttattttccaaatgtaaaaaaaaatgataattaacgCCGCTCCATTTGTGACCATGTTAAGATTATGTATGGGAGGCTTTTTCAATACCACCACTAAATAGTATATGTTCACAAGATACTGTAAGAACGTCAGCAGTGGAGTGCAAATAAGTTTGTATAAGAGCGCACaagaaacaaatttgaattaagtatctcaaaaactgtcaaATCTACATGGAAtacactttaattttttgccacGTTCTTTTATGTGGACACCCTGTTAAGAGCCTTTGCACAAATTTTGGGTCACCCAGTATTTGAAACTGCCTGAATGGTTTACCTCGTACTATCTAACCAAGCTTCATATCTATCGAGATAACGATAATAAAGATCTAAATGAAACTGACCAGCATgtacaaatatttcattttatttccaCTTGCTGTAATTCAACACAATAAGCTCCAATTAGTGTAAGCCACTCGGCCACAGTTAATGGAGCTGGCAATAAGCAACATACGTTTTTAAGATGAGTTCTGAGTTGTGTCTCCATTGGATATCCCTTAATAGATTTAATCTCCTTCAATGTCCGGCTGGAAAACTgatgaaaatttgatatcGACAAAACgaaaactgaaacaaaaaaatgaaacccCATTCCACTTGTTTACTTCTACAAACCCCCTACAGCACCAACGTAatcatttctcaaattttaaaacgaccGATTTGCTCGATAGGTAAATAAAACGATCTCATTTAATATTCAGTCGATTAAGGGTAAAGCAAacgtaaaataatttttttctttagctATTTACGTGTaacaaaattgatattttagggCCAGAAAGAAGTGAATTACCAGCAATTCGAGTCCTTGTGGAAGCAGTTCTTCATCTCCGAAAACCCGTCCGAACCAGGGAACTTCATTTTCGGAAAAACCAGCTTCTAAAAACCATTCATTTATCAAAGAACCCTATTatataaaagataaataaaaagtattaacGTTTGTTAACTACCAGTCGAAGacgaattaaatttattaagttattgtTCTACATATCTATACTATACATATGCAGAGGCTATAATGAATTCCTTGTGGTGTTCACTGATGAGTAGTTTGTTGCTGAGACCTTAAAAtcgttaaatttcaataacctCTAAGTGGCAGCATAATATTAGTGAACATTTATTCGTaacattttcactttttcgaACGGGTGTCCAAATTCTTGGAGAACCTCTCGACAAAgggccaatttttttatacacggCAACCGAGCTCactgtaaaatttcattgctAGTTTAATACATTTGTACAGAAATCGGAAGTATATTATGCCTACGTAATAAATAGTTGATGTTGTGACCTATTGAATGGCAATTTAGTAAAGACCCAACTTTAGTCATACTTGCTCTGGGACAAAACATAGGTATCTATCAACTTGAAATCCCAAGGCTCAGTCTGATTGAGTTAGGTAAGCTAATTTGGACCAAAAATGGTGATAAAATTACTCTAAATGACTCCTGTTAGGTGAGCTCAAGGTACATTCAATCAGTCAAGAGAAAGGGATTTCTTACAACATATATTGTAATGTAGCTTACTAGATACAGTACCTATTTATCTATTTATTGTATACTGAGTGGAACTTTTCTAATCGACTAAGAGTTCTTTGAAATGCCTTCGATATTTCCATTATGAGAGTAGAACATTTtatgaaacaattattattgggGTTTTAGTTGAAgttatcaaataaattaattattaaatgtataatttgagtgtca
Protein-coding sequences here:
- the Scp2 gene encoding calexcitin-2 isoform X1, with the protein product METLNYGKAILREMMSRVIPRNLFGNRLANMPISDFRKKKLLYVFNVFFDVNQSGTIDKKDFEEAIEKICSLRGWPQGSEQYKKTYDSMIQIWEGLRQKADANQDGQVSVEEWASMWEDYSKSPENALEWQNQYQRFMFDLEDASGDGSIDIDEFTSVCSSYGLKAQECRDAFQKMSGGQKEVNYQQFESLWKQFFISENPSEPGNFIFGKTSF
- the Scp2 gene encoding calexcitin-2 isoform X2, translating into MPISDFRKKKLLYVFNVFFDVNQSGTIDKKDFEEAIEKICSLRGWPQGSEQYKKTYDSMIQIWEGLRQKADANQDGQVSVEEWASMWEDYSKSPENALEWQNQYQRFMFDLEDASGDGSIDIDEFTSVCSSYGLKAQECRDAFQKMSGGQKEVNYQQFESLWKQFFISENPSEPGNFIFGKTSF